A window from Cryptomeria japonica chromosome 1, Sugi_1.0, whole genome shotgun sequence encodes these proteins:
- the LOC131027375 gene encoding pectate lyase 1 yields MEVLRLSRLCVCVLVLVVAKAAANDKCPEDGDGTRCPLSACARGDALPRCAFGFASTVTGGAGGQSNSYVVTSSEDSPQSPQPGSLRYGLGKGNVWITFSRGMKILLKDRLWIQSSTTIDGRGFSVTISGGQLVMRGVSNVILHNLQINAPADKSENTIHVSDGSNLIWMDHLTFVDPTRMTGIGKIISVNTASTDVTISNSILANTDFSVLLGNSDEEQQDKIMRVTVYRNWFKDSTQRMPHCRWGYCHVLNNLYTNWGYYAIGARVRATIKSEANVFEAGPKKEVTPWDRSLATTLDQTPHIESNGDLLLNGATFHQFLKTAPASASPAHKVKPPPVLPPQQLSSLLKRCAGALNPSQARACLLP; encoded by the coding sequence ATGGAGGTGCTCAGGCTGAGTAGATTGTGTGTATGTGTATTGGTTCTAGTTGTTGCTAAAGCAGCAGCGAATGATAAATGCCCTGAGGATGGAGACGGAACGCGGTGCCCATTGTCTGCCTGTGCCAGGGGGGACGCACTGCCCCGCTGCGCATTTGGATTCGCTTCCACCGTAACGGGAGGCGCAGGGGGGCAGTCTAACTCTTACGTGGTGACGAGCTCTGAGGACTCCCCACAGTCTCCACAGCCGGGAAGTCTGAGATACGGGCTTGGCAAGGGAAACGTGTGGATCACCTTCTCCCGGGGCATGAAGATCCTTCTCAAGGACAGGCTCTGGATTCAAAGCTCCACCACCATTGATGGCCGGGGCTTCAGCGTGACAATTAGCGGCGGCCAGCTCGTGATGCGAGGGGTCTCAAACGTCATTCTGCACAACCTGCAGATCAACGCCCCCGCTGACAAGAGCGAGAACACCATTCATGTCAGCGACGGGTCCAACCTAATCTGGATGGATCATCTCACATTTGTGGATCCCACTCGCATGACAGGCATTGGCAAGATCATCTCCGTCAACACCGCCAGCACAGACGTCACCATTTCCAACTCCATTCTCGCCAACACAGATTTCAGCGTTCTGCTGGGCAACTCCGATGAGGAACAGCAGGACAAAATCATGCGCGTCACGGTGTACAGGAATTGGTTTAAGGATTCCACCCAACGCATGCCTCATTGCAGGTGGGGATATTGCCATGTCCTCAACAACCTATACACTAACTGGGGTTACTACGCCATTGGCGCCCGCGTTCGAGCCACCATCAAGTCCGAAGCCAATGTCTTTGAGGCGGGCCCGAAGAAAGAGGTAACCCCCTGGGATCGTAGTTTAGCTACAACATTGGACCAGACTCCCCACATCGAATCCAATGGAGATCTGCTCCTCAATGGGGCTACTTTCCATCAATTCCTCAAAACGGCACCGGCATCTGCTTCTCCCGCTCACAAAGTAAAGCCCCCTCCTGTCTTGCCACCTCAACAACTTTCTTCCCTGTTGAAACGCTGCGCAGGAGCACTCAATCCCTCCCAAGCCCGGGCATGCCTTCTTCCCTGA